In Rariglobus hedericola, the following proteins share a genomic window:
- a CDS encoding TonB-dependent receptor — MTSPWAFYRAGLRAPIRLFLCTGLVVLTLVSSVVLRADEDPVTLQSVEVTAQSAEASRLAVPGAVTAYDGSFLVANGINDYEQLAPLVPGFFATNQSVDNVSLNLRGLTSDSSDPRVQPRVSVFQDGIGLNNIHGNNVAWFDLDSVSVFKGPQPTRFGEGVETGAVSITSNRARNESSGHLTVGFGDFNTRLAEAAINRPVVADKLFIRVAVMVEERDGYVKNLADGSDLQGDGTVGFRTSLRWQPTAATTVDLILNYQHDDTSGTAFKSGVIGVPPAFIDTNPYTPANLNRGSELGIVRDVTGLTGIVRHEVNETWTLTSTSAWRQVDNRDEFDADGSFLYLLEVGERFDGQQLSQELRLDYDRGGRFTASTGVQVAWSRDDQEVLVRTNENLLNLFLGNPPAPGLNPRYMERHTHEAETTSGDVFGRVDYKLTDKLNVGGGLRVTQERIVSRYQSFAAPVPGNLVGGLPTSGGSNNFFQNTAGELTNSADEQSWAGQLDARYAFTPRFATYASVSRGRRPTVVDFNEMTLAPRQGAEESVWNYEVGIKGASAGRRIRYDASVFQYYFDHFQTQRVVSPGVIAPFDGGRARGQGFETTVAADVARELTLFAAYGFTDAKFSAQGENGQPQAFAGNSFRMTSEHVVSLGGTLSLPFVDKGTVFFTPLLMYRSAYYFEDDNAQNGGILRQGGFALVNLRVGYRSRTQRWEVVGYMNNVFEKQYLLDAGNIGGAYGIPTFIPAAPRTVGMKATMRF; from the coding sequence ATGACTTCACCTTGGGCTTTTTACCGCGCCGGCCTCCGCGCGCCGATCCGTCTATTCCTATGCACGGGGCTGGTCGTGCTAACCTTGGTTTCGAGTGTGGTTTTGCGGGCGGACGAAGATCCGGTGACGCTACAATCGGTCGAGGTCACGGCGCAAAGCGCGGAAGCGTCGCGGTTGGCCGTGCCGGGTGCGGTGACCGCTTATGATGGCAGTTTTTTGGTGGCCAACGGTATCAACGATTACGAACAACTGGCGCCGCTGGTGCCGGGGTTTTTTGCGACCAACCAATCGGTCGACAACGTCTCGCTCAACCTTCGCGGCCTGACGTCCGATTCCAGTGATCCCCGCGTGCAGCCGCGGGTGTCGGTTTTCCAGGACGGCATCGGTCTGAACAATATCCACGGCAATAATGTCGCCTGGTTTGATCTGGATAGCGTGTCCGTGTTCAAGGGCCCGCAGCCGACGCGCTTCGGCGAAGGCGTGGAGACCGGCGCGGTTTCGATCACCAGTAATCGCGCGCGTAACGAATCGAGCGGTCATCTCACGGTCGGTTTTGGTGACTTTAACACGCGTCTCGCCGAAGCCGCCATCAACCGGCCGGTGGTGGCGGATAAGCTTTTTATCCGAGTCGCGGTGATGGTCGAAGAACGTGACGGCTACGTGAAGAATCTCGCGGACGGTTCCGATCTGCAAGGTGACGGCACGGTGGGGTTCCGCACCAGTCTGCGCTGGCAACCGACGGCGGCGACCACCGTAGATTTGATTCTGAACTATCAACACGATGATACGTCCGGCACAGCCTTTAAGAGCGGCGTGATCGGAGTGCCGCCGGCATTCATCGACACCAATCCTTACACGCCGGCCAATCTTAACCGTGGTTCCGAACTCGGCATCGTGCGCGACGTCACCGGACTCACCGGCATCGTGCGGCATGAGGTCAACGAAACCTGGACGCTCACCTCGACCAGTGCGTGGCGCCAAGTGGACAACCGCGATGAATTTGATGCCGATGGTTCCTTTCTTTATTTGCTCGAAGTCGGTGAGCGTTTCGATGGCCAACAACTCAGCCAGGAGCTGCGGCTCGACTATGATCGCGGCGGCCGCTTCACCGCTTCGACCGGTGTGCAGGTCGCGTGGTCTCGGGATGACCAGGAAGTGCTCGTTCGCACCAACGAAAATCTCCTCAATTTATTTTTGGGTAATCCGCCTGCGCCGGGGCTCAATCCGCGCTACATGGAGCGTCACACCCATGAAGCCGAGACGACTTCGGGGGATGTTTTCGGACGCGTGGATTACAAGCTGACCGACAAACTCAATGTCGGCGGCGGCTTGCGCGTCACGCAGGAACGCATCGTATCGCGCTATCAATCTTTCGCCGCGCCGGTTCCGGGTAATCTCGTGGGCGGACTGCCGACCTCGGGTGGCTCGAATAACTTTTTCCAAAACACAGCAGGAGAACTCACGAATTCCGCGGACGAGCAATCGTGGGCAGGGCAGCTCGATGCGCGGTATGCGTTCACGCCAAGATTCGCGACGTATGCCTCCGTGTCGCGGGGCCGCCGGCCGACCGTGGTGGATTTTAATGAAATGACGCTCGCCCCGCGCCAAGGCGCCGAGGAGTCGGTGTGGAATTATGAAGTGGGCATCAAGGGCGCGAGTGCGGGCCGGCGGATCCGTTATGATGCCTCGGTGTTTCAGTATTACTTCGATCACTTCCAGACGCAGCGGGTGGTGTCGCCCGGAGTGATCGCGCCCTTCGACGGCGGACGCGCGCGCGGACAAGGTTTCGAGACCACGGTGGCGGCCGATGTGGCGCGGGAGCTGACGCTGTTTGCGGCCTATGGGTTCACGGATGCGAAGTTTTCCGCACAGGGCGAAAACGGACAGCCTCAGGCGTTTGCGGGAAACTCGTTCCGCATGACCTCTGAACATGTGGTGTCGCTGGGTGGCACGCTTTCGCTGCCGTTCGTGGACAAAGGCACGGTGTTTTTCACGCCGCTGCTGATGTATCGCTCGGCTTATTACTTCGAGGACGACAATGCCCAGAACGGCGGCATTCTGCGGCAGGGTGGATTCGCGCTGGTGAATCTGCGTGTCGGCTACCGTTCGCGCACGCAGCGCTGGGAAGTGGTCGGCTACATGAATAACGTATTTGAAAAACAATACCTGTTGGATGCCGGGAATATCGGCGGCGCGTATGGAATCCCGACCTTCATTCCAGCCGCGCCGCGCACCGTCGGAATGAAGGCGACAATGCGGTTCTGA
- a CDS encoding beta strand repeat-containing protein, which translates to MRPSRFLPLALLPLAALSLRSQTTVTLDDQQTNSTAYDTSSPNSPLTFGIVTGSATQSGVLSGTGSVVKDGDGKLTLTATNTYSGGTVLNAGTLGLGADNALGSGTLTINGGTVRAEGAGRTLSNDVILNGDFTLGRYTNLSGAVILSGDITITSANPDSSPRANSTISGIISGAHALTFDEGANPIGDIILAGANTYSGATTLLSGTVWIADTGSIASSESVNIAAGATLRVFGFEQTLRNLSGAGSLVFGNQAITLTIDNDRDTTFAGSITNYGSIWKAGSGILTLTGTSNYTGGTVIDGGGGLILRDGGSMSAVFAQISASTVAVTGAGSTWSHSEEIALGDFASARDSILTVSDGALIRASKVVLGTYYGSTGTLNIGATATAPAAAGGVLDTDKITTGLDGTGTVQLNTTATAASPFHLTRDGTADGTGVLIKGNATVINTAGYNVLTAASTFTHGTIINGGTLAARGAFAGSSSLGTGQVTVNSGGTLAGNDLISGLTTVHTGGTLAPDAGGVLSFSNGLILHTDAILSYSLGSQINTLIVSGGTLTGPGSGAITVNLTDSGGFTAGTYTLIDATGATLSSIGATSFELGTVIAGYRYTFSQAGNQFLLTASAVPEPSTCALLAGMIILTFAVIRRRHR; encoded by the coding sequence ATGCGCCCATCCCGCTTCCTCCCACTCGCACTCCTGCCCTTGGCCGCATTGTCACTGCGGTCCCAGACCACGGTCACGCTCGACGACCAGCAGACGAACTCCACCGCCTACGACACCTCCTCGCCGAACTCGCCGCTCACCTTCGGCATCGTCACGGGTTCAGCCACGCAAAGCGGCGTCCTCAGCGGCACCGGCTCCGTCGTAAAAGACGGCGACGGCAAACTCACCCTCACCGCGACCAACACCTACTCCGGCGGCACCGTGCTGAATGCCGGCACCCTCGGCCTCGGCGCCGACAACGCCCTCGGCTCCGGCACCCTCACCATCAACGGCGGCACCGTCCGTGCCGAAGGTGCCGGTCGCACCCTTTCAAATGACGTCATCCTCAACGGTGACTTCACTCTCGGCCGCTACACCAATCTCTCCGGCGCGGTCATCCTCTCCGGCGACATCACGATCACCTCCGCCAATCCGGATTCCAGTCCCCGGGCCAACTCGACGATTTCCGGCATCATCAGCGGTGCGCACGCCCTCACCTTTGACGAAGGTGCCAATCCCATCGGCGACATCATCCTCGCCGGGGCAAACACTTACTCCGGCGCCACCACCCTTCTTTCCGGCACCGTGTGGATCGCCGACACCGGCAGCATCGCCTCCTCCGAAAGCGTGAACATCGCCGCCGGCGCCACGCTCCGCGTCTTCGGCTTCGAGCAGACCCTTCGCAACCTTTCGGGTGCAGGCTCCCTCGTTTTCGGCAATCAGGCCATCACCCTCACGATAGACAATGACCGAGACACCACTTTCGCAGGCTCGATCACCAATTATGGCAGCATCTGGAAAGCAGGCTCCGGCATCCTTACGCTCACCGGCACCAGCAACTACACCGGCGGCACCGTCATCGATGGCGGCGGCGGCCTGATCCTGCGCGACGGGGGATCGATGAGTGCGGTGTTCGCCCAGATCAGCGCGAGCACGGTAGCGGTGACCGGTGCCGGCTCGACTTGGTCCCATTCCGAAGAGATTGCCCTCGGTGACTTCGCCAGTGCGCGCGACAGCATCCTGACCGTTTCCGACGGCGCCTTGATCCGCGCCAGCAAAGTGGTTCTCGGCACTTACTACGGTTCGACCGGCACACTCAACATCGGTGCCACCGCCACCGCACCGGCGGCCGCGGGCGGCGTGCTCGACACCGACAAGATAACGACCGGACTCGACGGCACCGGCACCGTTCAACTCAACACCACGGCGACGGCCGCATCACCCTTCCACCTGACGCGGGACGGCACTGCCGATGGCACCGGTGTGCTGATTAAAGGCAATGCCACGGTCATCAACACCGCCGGCTACAATGTCCTCACCGCCGCGAGCACCTTCACCCACGGCACGATCATCAACGGCGGCACCCTCGCCGCCCGCGGAGCCTTCGCCGGTTCCTCCTCGCTCGGCACCGGTCAGGTCACCGTCAACAGCGGCGGAACCCTCGCGGGCAATGACTTGATCAGCGGCCTCACCACCGTCCACACCGGAGGCACGCTCGCTCCCGATGCCGGCGGGGTGCTCTCGTTCAGCAACGGCCTCATCCTCCACACAGACGCCATCCTCTCCTACTCCCTCGGTTCTCAGATTAATACCCTCATCGTCTCCGGCGGCACGCTCACCGGCCCCGGCTCCGGAGCCATCACCGTAAACCTCACCGACTCCGGAGGCTTCACGGCCGGCACCTACACCCTGATCGACGCCACCGGCGCCACGCTATCCAGCATCGGTGCAACGTCCTTCGAACTCGGCACCGTCATCGCCGGCTACAGATACACGTTCTCGCAGGCCGGAAATCAATTCCTCCTCACCGCCTCCGCCGTCCCCGAGCCCTCCACCTGCGCGCTGCTTGCGGGTATGATCATCCTCACCTTCGCGGTGATCCGCCGCCGTCACCGCTAG